Proteins from a genomic interval of Nematostella vectensis chromosome 12, jaNemVect1.1, whole genome shotgun sequence:
- the LOC125557593 gene encoding uncharacterized protein LOC125557593 → MVVIECTVPDCEFKTTDASEVVAIALLANHNLVHRNEAQPGRLPANTALKGPKLDRPKIDVSVTMEEWNIFTRRWEVIRAGSGIDENSAPSQLFQCAGTELEDSILKANPNAANESLTKLMKAMRSLSIIPIATCVLRTELLQMRQERDESFRSFTAKVRGKAETCAYNAKCSCSRPVDYTDHVIRDVIINGLYDNEIRREVLGIDGILEKPINQVIAVVESKEMARNALPPSHSLSAVSSFQRQKTNPPHPAPSPPQADQAKEATCPGCQKTFKLFTEGARGWNKKPHQLCIDCHRVNRRSRRSQRQPQQRSPQAPTVHATQAEPIAQISSLHGETKQDTRPTTHATTAKRPVRLDHHIFSKGEWKRARFRDHPRLPITISLARKGRHRKETADTTPDIQAAVSAIADTGAQSDLWSLADFLACGFSREELQPIRPSLTAANNSPISIEGAFFAKLSATSYSGQSTTSFSMVYVSSSVRDMYLSYDSLLNLDLLPHCFPRPDDVTEASNERQPASQNKTRPNYTSPTTNAARIVNEGCTKPASEHDVTCSCPQRETTPPRPSELPFPCTPANNTKMKAWLLNRYSSSTFNTCPHRALPCMEGPPLHVDATAKPTACHTPANIPLHWQKRVYEDLLRDEALGVVERVPYGEPVTWCHRMVVTRKHDGSPRRTVDLSPLNKYCQRETYATESPFQLARRIPNDTWKTVTDAWNGYHSVPLRSSDRHLTTFLTPFGRWPRAPQGFLSSGDGYNRRFDAILAEFERKERCVDDTVHYDHDLEQHWWRTIEFLTRVGQAGIVNPDKFQFAGRSVNFAGFHVSDHTIELLPKYLDAIREFPTPTSTTDIRSWFGLVNQVSNYAQLRDLMAPFKPFLFPATSSYGHPSSKKHFKPPKKKLSKPSAREWRFLIYISAPAYAPIGPSEGSDTFYYSSTAVAPPACPTAVPGDVESPSPALASCRPPNNATLPSRERPSPSLGAWNRPATLHKGATTL, encoded by the coding sequence ATGGTTGTCATCGAATGCACTGTACCCGACTGTGAGTTCAAGACCACCGACGCGTCCGAGGTTGTGGCAATTGCCCTATTGGCCAACCACAACCTGGTCCACAGAAATGAAGCTCAACCCGGGCGACTACCAGCCAACACAGCTCTCAAAGGGCCAAAACTAGACCGGCCGAAGATTGACGTCAGCGTAACAATGGAAGAGTGGAACATCTTTACACGAAGATGGGAAGTAATCCGAGCAGGCTCTGGGATTGACGAAAATTCAGCCCCATCACAGCTTTTCCAGTGCGCTGGCACTGAGCTGGAAGACAGCATCCTCAAGGCTAACCCCAATGCtgcaaacgagtcactaaccAAACTGATGAAAGCCATGCGATCCCTCTCCATTATCCCCATTGCTACCTGTGTGCTCCGCACTGAACTCCTCCAGATGCGACAAGAGCGAGACGAGTCATTCAGGTCCTTCACGGCCAAAGTAAGAGGCAAAGCCGAAACCTGCGCCTACAACGCGAAGTGCTCATGTAGTCGTCCCGTCGACTACACAGACCACGTAATccgtgacgtcatcattaACGGACTATACGATAACGAGATTCGAAGGGAAGTCCTGGGCATTGACGGTATCCTGGAGAAGCCGATAAATCAAGTCATCGCCGTAGTAGAGAGTAAGGAAATGGCACGCAACGCCCTGCCCCCTTCCCACTCATTATCCGCCGTCTCATCCTTCCAGAGACAGAAAACAAACCCACCGCACCCTGCCCCAAGCCCCCCTCAAGCGGATCAGGCGAAAGAAGCAACATGCCCCGGATGTCAAAAGACATTCAAGCTGTTTACCGAAGGAGCTCGCGGATGGAACAAAAAACCGCACCAGCTGTGCATCGACTGTCATAGGGTGAACCGGCGATCAAGACGCTCACAGCGACAGCCTCAACAACGCTCGCCCCAGGCCCCGACGGTCCATGCCACCCAAGCAGAGCCGATTGCTCAGATATCATCCCTCCACGGTGAGACGAAACAAGATACCCGCCCCACCACACACGCCACCACGGCCAAGCGGCCCGTACGGCTAGACCACCACATCTTCTCCAAGGGAGAATGGAAGCGAGCCCGCTTCAGGGATCACCCCAGGTTACCAATCACAATCTCGCTCGCACGAAAGGGCAGACATCGGAAGGAAACCGCCGACACCACTCCCGACATACAAGCCGCCGTGTCTGCCATAGCAGACACCGGAGCACAATCCGACCTATGGTCCCTGGCGGACTTCTTAGCATGTGGCTTCTCGAGAGAAGAGCTCCAACCCATCAGACCTAGCCTAACGGCGGCTAATAACTCGCCCATATCCATAGAAGGGGCGTTCTTCGCCAAACTTAGCGCAACATCTTACAGTGGACAATCCACGACGTCATTCTCCATGGTGTACGTGAGCAGCTCGGTACGAGATATGTACCTTTCTTACGACTCGCTTCTGAACCTAGACCTCCTGCCGCACTGTTTCCCACGccctgatgacgtcacagaggCCTCTAACGAGCGACAACCCGCCTCACAAAATAAAACCCGCCCCAACTACACCTCGCCAACCACCAATGCCGCTCGCATCGTCAACGAAGGATGTACCAAACCTGCCTCTGAACATGACGTCACATGTTCGTGCCCCCAGCGTGAGACAACCCCACCACGCCCTTCAGAGCTGCCGTTCCCCTGCACACCAGCGAACAACACTAAGATGAAAGCCTGGCTCCTGAACAGATACTCCTCCTCCACGTTTAATACCTGCCCTCATCGAGCACTCCCTTGCATGGAGGGCCCGCCCCTCCACGTGGACGCCACCGCCAAACCCACTGCCTGCCACACACCGGCCAATATACCCCTCCACTGGCAAAAACGCGTGTACGAAGACCTCCTCCGTGATGAAGCCCTTGGAGTGGTAGAGCGAGTCCCCTATGGCGAACCAGTCACGTGGTGCCACAGAATGGTAGTCACACGGAAGCACGATGGATCACCTCGCCGCACAGTGGACCTCTCACCACTCAACAAGTACTGCCAACGCGAGACGTATGCGACGGAATCACCGTTTCAACTCGCGCGGCGCATTCCCAACGACACATGGAAGACCGTGACCGACGCATGGAACGGTTACCACAGCGTACCCTTACGCTCATCAGACCGCCACCTGACCACCTTTCTCACTCCATTTGGCCGCTGGCCACGGGCACCCCAAGGCTTCCTCTCTTCGGGGGATGGATACAATCGGAGGTTCGACGCCATCCTAGCTGAATTTGAGCGCAAAGAACGATGCGTTGACGACACGGTGCACTACGACCATGACCTGGAACAACACTGGTGGAGGACCATCGAATTCCTCACTCGCGTCGGACAGGCTGGGATAGTCAATCCCGACAAATTTCAGTTCGCCGGGAGGAGCGTGAACTTCGCGGGATTCCACGTCTCAGACCACACCATTGAGCTACTCCCGAAATACCTCGACGCCATCAGAGAATTTCCCACCCCAACCAGCACGACAGACATCAGAAGCTGGTTTGGCCTGGTGAACCAAGTGTCCAATTACGCGCAACTCCGCGATCTGATGGCACCCTTTAAGCCATTCCTATTCCCCGCCACAAGTTCTTATGGTCATCCGAGCTCTAAGAAGCATTTCAAGCCTCCAAAGAAAAAATTGTCAAAGCCATCCGCGAGGGAGTGGAGATTTTTGATATACATAAGCGCACCTGCCTACGCCCCGATTGGTCCAAGCGAGGGATCGGATACTTTTTACTACAGCAGCACTGCAGTTGCTCCTCCGGCATGCCCGACTGCTGTCCCGGGGGATGTGGAATCACCCTCGCCGGCTCTCGCTTCCTGTCGCCCGCCGAACAACGCTACGCTGCCATCGAGGGAGAGGCCCTCGCCGTCGCTTGGGGCCTGGAACAGACCCGCTACTTTACACAAGGGTGCGACAACCTTGTGA
- the LOC116603222 gene encoding uncharacterized protein LOC116603222 — protein MTAIRDTAQELGAISWTLLAQETAADARMGNLLHSLEQGTQLNKDDPTLANLGPIYESIYQEEGVLMYQDRVVIPHPYVSGYSRACTPLTKEPHRWNSGPGPSYTGLERAVTGQNPPPLPTAPPSTPFEAVFADFFDYKGYHYLVVGDRLSGWVEVLSSPATTNLAGSTGLIRHLRTFFATFGVPEELSSDGGPEFTAKATEDFLRTWDVKQRLSSVSFPQSNGRAEVAVKTAKRLLLSNTGPTGSLDQDRFLRAILQLRNTPDPDCSLSPAQIIFGRPLRDTLAFVNRQEKFSNPHIRPLWRQAWAAKEDALRTRISRTTESLREHARPLRPLAIGTRVFLQNQQGPNPNKWDRSGVVVEAAGHDQYRVKVYGSGRVTLRNRRFLRAYTPALPTIPQAPSGAPAKTLSVAPAAPSPRPLTGLPGRPSWNTVIRYAPRYRDTLTLIRKFP, from the exons ATGACCGCCATACGGGACACTGCCCAAGAGCTAGGCGCCATCTCCTGGACCCTCCTCGCGCAGGAAACAGCCGCAGACGCTCGCATGGGCAATCTTCTCCACTCTCTCGAGCAAGGAACCCAACTTAACAAAGATGACCCCACCCTGGCAAACCTTGGACCCATTTACGAATCCATTTACCAGGAGGAGGGCGTCCTCATGTACCAAGATCGAGTGGTGATCCCCCATCCCTACGTCAGCGGGTACTCCAGAGCCTGCACGCCGCTCACCAAGGAACCTCATCGATGGAACAGCGGGCCCGGTCCATCGTATACTGGCCTG GAACGCGCCGTCACAGGCCagaaccccccccctcttcccaCTGCGCCACCATCAACCCCGTTCGAAGCAGTGTTCGCCGACTTCTTCGACTACAAAGGTTACCATTACCTCGTCGTAGGAGACCGCCTCTCTGGCTGGGTAGAAGTCTTAAGTTCCCCAGCCACGACCAACCTTGCAGGAAGCACAGGATTAATTCGCCACCTCCGCACCTTCTTCGCCACGTTCGGCGTACCCGAGGAGCTCTCGAGTGACGGAGGCCCAGAGTTCACCGCCAAGGCTACGGAGGACTTCCTACGAACCTGGGACGTCAAACAACGCCTGTCTTCAGTCAGCTTCCCACAGTCCAACGGCAGGGCCGAGGTGGCAGTTAAAACTGCAAAGCGTCTACTGCTATCCAACACTGGTCCCACGGGAAGCCTTGACCAGGACCGATTCCTGAGAGCCATCCTACAGCTGCGGAACACACCCGACCCGGACTGCAGTTTATCACCGGCCCAGATCATTTTTGGGCGCCCCCTGAGGGACACACTCGCATTTGTCAACCGCCAGGAGAAGTTCTCCAACCCCCACATACGACCCCTCTGGCGTCAGGCATGGGCGGCGAAGGAGGACGCACTCCGAACGCGGATCTCCCGCACAACAGAGTCCCTCAGAGAGCACGCGCGACCCCTCCGCCCCCTCGCCATCGGCACAAGAGTCTTCCTGCAGAACCAGCAGGGCCCTAACCCGAACAAGTGGGACAGATCAGGGGTAGTCGTCGAAGCAGCAGGACACGATCAATACCGTGTGAAGGTATATGGCTCCGGACGCGTAACACTCCGAAACCGCCGCTTCCTACGTGCGTACACACCAGCCTTACCAACCATACCACAGGCGCCGTCAGGGGCCCCAGCAAAGACGCTATCAGTGGCTCCAGCCGCCCCATCCCCAAGACCGCTGACAGGTCTCCCCGGTCGGCCATCTTGGAACACGGTCATTCGTTATGCTCCGAGATACAGAGACACACTGACTCTTATTCGTAAGTTTCCTTAG